The following coding sequences are from one Haliotis asinina isolate JCU_RB_2024 chromosome 3, JCU_Hal_asi_v2, whole genome shotgun sequence window:
- the LOC137277756 gene encoding iron-sulfur cluster co-chaperone protein HscB-like: MAASIASRMRNFQTLSSKFVYKTLRNKGRIPQRNKHSSILLHENSSNGTVRFVRRFCTNATNCLFESHRSRRIFSTSTVRLYSSGRKCWKCDRDTSASSELYFCECGVVQAPISDMNYFSLFGIDINFDIDEQSLSRMHKDLQMKLHPDKFTLKSEEERNHADQQSALVNKGYYTLLKPLTRGLYMLEYYGYPIEESTGDVDPEFLIDIMDMNERLDEAGSDAEIREIEEEVTSLIQNIIKDISSAFKDKDLDLAKRLIIRYQYFGNIDDKVRERYRKAM, encoded by the exons ATGGCAGCCTCCATTGCCTCTAGGATGCGCAATTTTCAGACCCTTTCTTCCAAGTTTGTATATAAAACGTTGAGAAACAAAGGAAGAATACCACAACGCAATAAACACAGCAGTATATTGCTTCATGAAAACTCGTCAAATGGCACTGTGCGTTTTGTCAGACGATTTTGTACAAATGCTACGAATTGTTTATTCGAAAGTCACAGAAGCAGACGAATATTTTCGACATCAACTGTCAGGCTGTACTCATCAGGCAGGAAGTGCTGGAAGTGTGATAGGGACACATCTGCCTCATCGGAATTGTATTTCTGTGAATGTGGTGTTGTTCAAGCTCCAATCAGTGACATGAACTATTTCTCTCTCTTTGGCATTGACATAAACTTTGACATTGATGAACAGTCCCTCTCAAGGATGCACAAAGACCTCCAGATGAAACTGCACCCAGACAAGTTCACTCTAAAATCAGAG GAGGAAAGAAATCATGCTGATCAGCAATCAGCGCTTGTGAATAAAGGCTACTACACATTACTCAAGCCACTGACTCGAGGCTTGTACATGCTGGAATACTATGGCTACCCAATAGAGGAGAGCACAGGTGATGTCGACCCAGAGTTCCTCATTGATATAATGGATATGAATGAGAGACTAGACGAGGCTGGATCAGATGCGGAAATCAGAGAAATTGAGGAAGAAGTTACATCCCTTATTCAGAACATTATCAAGGATATATCATCAGCATTCAAGGACAAGGATCTGGATCTTGCAAAGAGGTTGATCATAAGATAtcaatattttggaaatattgaTGATAAAGTCAGAGAACGTTATAGGAAAGCTATGTAG
- the LOC137277757 gene encoding U6 snRNA-associated Sm-like protein LSm6, whose product MSRRQTPSEFLKQIIGRPVMVKLNSGVDYRGVLACLDGYMNIALEQTEEYVNGQLKNKYGDAFIRGNNVLYISTQKRRI is encoded by the exons ATGAGTCGTAGGCAGACACCCAGTGAGTTCCTGAAGCAAATTATTGGTCGCCCTGTCATGGTGAAGCTGAACTCGGGCGTTGATTATCGAG GAGTGTTGGCTTGTTTGGATGGATACATGAACATTGCCTTGGAACAGACAGAGGAGTATGTCAATGGgcagttgaaaaataaatatggtgATGCTTTTATCAGAGGAAATAATG tgttATACATCAGCACACAGAAGAGACGGATATAA